The DNA window AGTTTGTGCGGATGAAGAACGCCATTCGCCACAACCTGGCCATCACCGATAAACAAGGCCTGAGTGTCAAGCTCAATGAACGGGGCCCGGACCTGAGCGGTCCTGAGGTGGAAGCAATTGCACAGCTGGTCATCAAGCGCCTGCCCAAAGCCAAATGGCTGATGTTGTGCGGCAGTCTGCCCCCTGGCGTGCCGAACGATTTCTATTCGCAGCTCATTGAGGCCGCACGCAAGGAAGGCGTCAAGACTCTGCTCGATACCGATAGCGACCCGCTCACTCTCAGCGTCGAAGCCGGCCCCACCGTGGTTACCCCCAACCAATCGGAGGCCGAACGCTTGCTCGGGCGCGCGTTGCTCACCCGCAGCCACTTCATCGATGCCGCAGAGCGTATCCGTGAAATGGGTTCTGAGAACGTGCTGCTCTCTCTCGGGGCTCGCGGGGCAATCGGCTGCACCCCAAACCATGTCTATGAAGCGATCCCTCCCCGGGTCGACGCCGTGTGCCCGATTGGCGCCGGCGACGCGATGGCCGCCGCCTTCACCTGGGCCATGACACGGGGCAAGCCCTTCGCCGATGCGATCCGTTGGGGGGTTGCCGCCGGAACAGCATCGGCGATGCTGCCGGGCATCAGCTACCCGACCCTCGATCAGACCAAAGACATCTACAAGCGCGTCGAGATCAAGCCCGTCAGCTAACGGCCCAGCGCCTTCTTCCCGGCCGCAATCACTTCCAGAATCCGATCGACGTCGTACACCGCACCTGCCCAGGTTCCGCCCGACACATCCTGGAGAGCAGCCCATAGCCGTGAGTCGGCGGGCAATTGCGGGTCTGCCGCAAGCGTTTCGGGCATCGGCCGCGCGGCGAGAATCCGGTCGCCTTCCTCGGCCCCACCATTCTCGGTAATCAGATTCACAGTTCCCGAAAGATCGTTGCGATCAATGAGGATCTCGATCAAATCCCCATCTTGAATTTTGCCAATCGGCCCTCCGGAGAGAGCCTCGGGCGTCACATGGCCAATGCAGGCTCCGGTCGAAACCCCGCTGAAACGCGCATCGGTGATCACCGCCACATGCTTGCCAAACTCCAGATGCTTCAGGGCGCTGGTGAGCTGGTAGGTCTCTTCCATGCCGCTGCCCAGAGGTCCCCGGCAGTTCAACACGAGGATATCGCCAGCCTGAATCGCATGCGACTTGATCGCATGGATCGCATCGGGCTCTGACCGGAAGACGCGAGCCGGACCACGCTTGCGATAGACATTGTCCGCATCCACCACGCTCGGGTCAATGGAGGTGCTCTTAATCACAGCGCCGCCGGGC is part of the Bryobacter aggregatus MPL3 genome and encodes:
- a CDS encoding 1-phosphofructokinase family hexose kinase, yielding MIITVTLNPAVDQNISADQLVFDDRAYILDTFESAGGRGINASRVIHSFGGKTLAIAFSGGESGTHFEQLLKKYGFPAEFVRMKNAIRHNLAITDKQGLSVKLNERGPDLSGPEVEAIAQLVIKRLPKAKWLMLCGSLPPGVPNDFYSQLIEAARKEGVKTLLDTDSDPLTLSVEAGPTVVTPNQSEAERLLGRALLTRSHFIDAAERIREMGSENVLLSLGARGAIGCTPNHVYEAIPPRVDAVCPIGAGDAMAAAFTWAMTRGKPFADAIRWGVAAGTASAMLPGISYPTLDQTKDIYKRVEIKPVS